A genome region from Syntrophaceae bacterium includes the following:
- a CDS encoding class I SAM-dependent rRNA methyltransferase, producing the protein MNTVSVKRPAADRLRAFHPWVYRTDIQQAEGAPGDLVAVHAPGGEFLGIGTFNPASEISVRILSFSRVEINRDFFRERLLVAFRKREPLREKTDACRLVHAEADELPGLVVDDYAGHLAVQVNTLGMERLRDILLHELVELRQPKGIFEKSDATSRSREGLATEHRVLHGGIPERIEIRENNARFLVNLRESQKTGFYLDQRRNRQVVASYVAKGFEVLDVFANTGAFGIHAALRGAGRVKLVDVSREALALARENLAANGVAAQTVKADAFDFLTEAPASADRYDLVILDPPPFAKAKRSAAGALRGTRRLIGQSLRILRPGGLLAVFSCSHHVSQEDLRAALLEAAADRGCRIEILEHLFQDRDHPQVLNIPMSLYLKGFLVRPQ; encoded by the coding sequence ATGAACACGGTCAGCGTCAAGCGGCCGGCGGCCGATCGGCTCCGGGCCTTTCACCCCTGGGTGTACCGGACGGACATCCAGCAGGCGGAAGGCGCCCCGGGGGATCTCGTCGCCGTTCACGCCCCCGGCGGGGAGTTCCTGGGGATCGGCACCTTCAACCCGGCCAGCGAGATCAGCGTGCGCATTCTATCGTTTTCCCGGGTCGAGATCAACCGGGACTTCTTCCGGGAACGGCTCCTGGTAGCCTTCCGCAAGCGCGAGCCGCTCAGGGAAAAGACCGACGCCTGCCGTCTCGTCCATGCCGAGGCCGACGAGCTGCCGGGACTCGTTGTCGACGACTACGCCGGCCATCTCGCCGTCCAGGTCAACACCCTCGGGATGGAAAGGCTGAGGGATATTCTTCTGCACGAACTGGTGGAGTTGCGGCAACCGAAAGGGATCTTCGAGAAGTCCGACGCAACGTCGCGCAGCCGCGAGGGACTCGCAACGGAACACCGGGTTCTCCACGGCGGGATTCCGGAGAGGATCGAGATCCGGGAAAACAACGCGAGGTTTCTCGTCAATCTGCGGGAGAGCCAGAAGACCGGCTTTTATCTCGATCAGCGGCGGAACCGGCAGGTCGTCGCCTCTTACGTGGCAAAGGGCTTTGAGGTCCTCGACGTCTTTGCCAACACGGGGGCCTTCGGTATCCATGCGGCTCTACGGGGTGCCGGGCGCGTGAAACTGGTCGACGTCTCCCGCGAGGCCCTTGCACTGGCCCGGGAGAACCTGGCCGCAAACGGCGTGGCGGCGCAAACGGTAAAGGCCGATGCCTTCGATTTCCTCACGGAGGCCCCGGCTTCCGCGGACCGCTATGACCTGGTGATCCTCGACCCGCCCCCCTTCGCCAAGGCGAAGCGCAGCGCCGCCGGCGCCCTCAGGGGGACGCGGCGCCTCATCGGGCAGAGCCTGCGCATCCTGCGGCCCGGCGGGCTGCTGGCCGTCTTCTCCTGCTCCCATCACGTCTCGCAGGAGGACCTGCGGGCGGCGCTCCTCGAGGCTGCCGCGGACCGCGGGTGCCGCATCGAGATCCTGGAGCATCTCTTCCAGGACAGGGATCACCCCCAGGTCCTGAATATCCCCATGTCCCTGTATCTCAAGGGGTTTCTGGTTCGTCCCCAATAG
- a CDS encoding hydrolase — protein sequence MLSVEDTVLMVIDMQGNLYESMQDKGFLLENVQKLIRGMQVFGIPVIVTEQIPEKLGPTIGPVTSLLPAAPRIPKSDFSCCGEEKIMKALKAAGRQQVLLSGIETHVCVYQTAIDLLGFGYDVHLVADAVSSRTALNRKIGIEKMRDEGARLASTEMVLFELVRTADDPKFKEIFKIVK from the coding sequence CTGCTGTCCGTCGAAGATACGGTCCTGATGGTCATCGACATGCAGGGCAACCTGTACGAATCGATGCAGGACAAGGGATTCCTGCTGGAAAACGTCCAGAAGCTCATCCGGGGGATGCAGGTCTTCGGCATCCCCGTCATTGTCACGGAGCAGATCCCCGAGAAGCTCGGGCCCACGATCGGGCCCGTAACGTCGCTCCTGCCCGCTGCGCCGCGAATCCCGAAATCCGACTTCAGCTGCTGCGGCGAGGAGAAGATCATGAAGGCCCTCAAGGCCGCCGGGCGGCAGCAGGTGCTCCTGAGCGGCATCGAGACGCACGTGTGCGTCTACCAGACGGCAATCGACCTGCTCGGGTTCGGCTACGACGTTCATCTCGTCGCCGATGCGGTCTCCTCGAGGACGGCGCTGAATCGCAAGATCGGGATCGAAAAAATGCGCGACGAGGGCGCCCGTCTTGCAAGCACGGAGATGGTGCTCTTCGAGCTCGTCCGCACGGCCGACGACCCGAAGTTCAAGGAGATTTTCAAGATCGTGAAATAG
- a CDS encoding formate dehydrogenase subunit gamma, producing MKPGMIQVTDAFERIVHWVMAISCIILFITGLGMMFSSLNFIGTILGGMKNLKYIHNLTGLVFGFSLIFAISMWWKEAGVIEMPEDLEWIKCAGGYLWKVEHPPEVGKYNPGQKMFFIALAICGPLMVVTGLLMMFQVLPMAITRWMYTLHALGFVTLFAFFFVHVYLGTVGNPGSFQAMITGWVTRGWAKKQHPKWLREMEEHGTLVVYGEEKKGAAEGHH from the coding sequence ATGAAACCGGGAATGATTCAAGTCACGGATGCCTTTGAGCGGATCGTCCACTGGGTGATGGCGATCTCCTGCATCATCCTGTTCATCACCGGCCTGGGGATGATGTTCAGCTCGCTGAACTTCATCGGGACGATCCTGGGCGGGATGAAGAATCTCAAGTACATCCACAACCTCACGGGCCTCGTGTTCGGCTTCTCGCTGATCTTCGCCATCTCCATGTGGTGGAAGGAGGCGGGGGTGATCGAGATGCCCGAGGACCTGGAGTGGATCAAGTGCGCCGGGGGCTACCTCTGGAAGGTGGAGCACCCGCCCGAGGTGGGCAAGTACAACCCGGGGCAGAAGATGTTCTTCATCGCCCTCGCGATCTGCGGGCCCCTGATGGTGGTGACGGGGCTCCTGATGATGTTCCAGGTGCTGCCCATGGCGATCACCCGCTGGATGTACACGCTGCACGCCCTTGGGTTCGTGACGCTGTTTGCCTTCTTCTTCGTCCACGTCTACCTGGGGACGGTCGGCAATCCGGGCTCCTTCCAGGCCATGATCACCGGCTGGGTGACCCGGGGCTGGGCCAAGAAGCAGCACCCCAAGTGGCTCCGGGAGATGGAGGAGCACGGCACCCTCGTCGTCTACGGCGAGGAGAAGAAAGGCGCCGCCGAGGGGCACCATTAA
- a CDS encoding 4Fe-4S dicluster domain-containing protein has protein sequence MAEKIKLYDDSKCTGCRGCQLACKQWNGLKAGQTKQWGSYQNPPTLQPNNYMIIHFQDVKDDKGGVKWLFRKEACMHCTDAACVTVCPSGALHYNRDFGTVGLNHELCIGCKNCVAACPFEVPKYDKATDRVYKCDMCESRLANNMAPACVKACPTGALSWGDKEAQIKKAEARAKAVGGTVYGPQYVGGTHMAYVLSEKPAVYAGIHLDPSVPLSVTLWRGFLKPVSLLAAGGILVGSFLHYLIKGPKLPYDDAEAGKKEGGE, from the coding sequence ATGGCCGAGAAGATCAAGCTCTATGACGATTCGAAGTGCACGGGATGCCGGGGCTGCCAGCTGGCCTGCAAGCAGTGGAACGGGCTGAAGGCCGGCCAGACGAAGCAGTGGGGCTCCTACCAGAACCCCCCGACGCTGCAGCCCAACAACTACATGATCATCCACTTCCAGGACGTGAAGGACGACAAGGGCGGCGTGAAGTGGCTCTTCCGCAAGGAGGCCTGCATGCACTGCACCGACGCGGCCTGCGTCACGGTCTGCCCCTCGGGCGCCCTGCACTACAACAGGGACTTCGGGACGGTGGGCCTCAACCACGAACTCTGCATCGGCTGCAAGAACTGCGTGGCGGCCTGCCCCTTCGAGGTGCCCAAGTACGACAAGGCAACCGACAGGGTATACAAGTGCGACATGTGCGAAAGCCGCCTGGCCAACAACATGGCCCCCGCCTGCGTGAAGGCCTGCCCCACGGGCGCCCTCAGCTGGGGCGACAAGGAGGCCCAGATCAAGAAAGCCGAGGCCCGGGCGAAGGCGGTGGGCGGAACCGTGTACGGCCCCCAGTACGTCGGGGGCACGCACATGGCCTACGTGCTCTCCGAGAAGCCCGCGGTCTACGCGGGGATCCACCTCGACCCGAGCGTCCCCCTGAGCGTCACGCTGTGGAGGGGCTTCCTGAAGCCCGTCTCCCTGCTGGCGGCGGGCGGCATCCTGGTGGGCTCGTTTTTGCACTACCTGATCAAAGGGCCCAAGCTGCCCTACGACGATGCCGAGGCAGGCAAGAAGGAAGGGGGTGAATGA
- the fdnG gene encoding formate dehydrogenase-N subunit alpha, with product MDVSRRGFLKLSGATLAAGGLGISLSPARAHARALKTIHTKESLTVCPYCSVGCGIIVSVRDGKVINTEGDPDNPINQGTLCPKGGSIYQMANNINRLDKPRYRAPYATEWQEVEWEWALDKIARNIKTSRDKSFKARNAKGELVNRTDGIASVGSAAMDNEECWLYQKFLRGLGLVYIEHQARIUHSATVPALAESFGRGAMTNHYIDFQWSDVILIMGSNPAANHPVSFKWIQRAMDRGAKLICVDPRFTQSAAKSHLYAPIRSGADIAFLGGMIKYILDNKLYFEEYVKRYTNATFLVNPDFKLPGDNKGVFSGLVGGKYDKTTWSYQTDAAGVIKKDPTMTDPRCVFQLLKKHYSRYTPDLVVRITGTPKDKLLEVYKMYASSTGPAKAGNILYAMGWTQHTVGVQNVRTMAIIQLLLGNMGIPGGGVQALRGESNVQGSTDHGLLFHIWPGYIGTPRGSNPTLKSFMEARTPQTKEAKALNWPKNTPKYIASYLRSMYGMNATLEEAYSLLPKLDDGVDYSWLTLFDNMFKGKFTGFFAWGMNPAASGASSNKVRQALAKLDWMVNVNLYDNETGSFWRGPGMDPAKVKTEVFLLPCASSVEKEGSVTNSGRWMQWRYEAVKPVGNAIPDGDIMSELYFKVKALYEKEGGPNKEAITKLTWNYGKFLPNGHYHLDVHAVAREINGTFLADKVVENPATKEKVPFKKGQQVPSFAFLQDDGSTSSGCWVYCGSYTDAGNMAARRGKADPTGLGLYPQWAWAWPVNRRILYNGASVHPDTGKPWNPERAVIKWDGTKWVGDVPDGVGDPGSGRGPFIMKPDGVASLFGPGLADGPFPEHYEPMECPVEKNLLSPQYNNPVAKRWEKEGVGTGTDVDTIASCDPRFPFICSTYRVTEHWQTGLQTRWVPWLVEMQPGMFVELSEELAKERGISNGELVTVKTARGEVDAVAIVTPRMKPFVIDGNTVHMIGLPWHYGWSTTAERKYNANDKKPEIFTTGDSANLLTPYAGDPNTMIPESKAFMANVVKKGVK from the coding sequence ATGGATGTCAGCAGAAGAGGTTTCCTGAAGCTCTCCGGCGCAACGCTGGCCGCCGGCGGGCTCGGCATCAGCCTGAGCCCCGCCAGGGCGCATGCCAGGGCGCTGAAGACGATCCACACGAAAGAATCCCTAACCGTCTGCCCGTACTGCTCCGTGGGATGCGGCATCATCGTGTCCGTCCGCGACGGCAAGGTGATCAACACCGAGGGCGACCCCGACAACCCCATCAACCAGGGGACGCTCTGCCCCAAGGGCGGTTCCATCTACCAGATGGCCAACAACATCAACCGCCTCGACAAGCCCCGCTACCGGGCACCCTACGCGACGGAGTGGCAGGAGGTCGAGTGGGAGTGGGCCCTCGACAAGATCGCCCGCAACATCAAGACGAGCCGGGACAAGAGCTTCAAGGCCCGCAACGCCAAGGGCGAGCTCGTGAACCGCACCGACGGCATCGCCTCCGTCGGCTCGGCCGCCATGGACAACGAGGAGTGCTGGCTCTACCAGAAGTTCCTGAGGGGGTTGGGTCTGGTGTACATCGAACACCAGGCCCGGATCTGACACAGCGCCACGGTACCGGCTCTGGCAGAGTCGTTCGGACGCGGCGCAATGACGAATCACTACATTGATTTCCAATGGAGTGATGTGATCCTCATCATGGGGTCCAACCCCGCAGCCAACCACCCCGTCTCCTTCAAGTGGATCCAGAGGGCGATGGACCGGGGAGCCAAGCTCATCTGCGTGGACCCCCGATTCACGCAATCGGCCGCCAAGTCGCACCTCTACGCCCCGATCCGCTCGGGGGCGGACATCGCCTTCCTGGGCGGCATGATCAAATACATCCTGGACAACAAGCTCTACTTCGAGGAATACGTCAAGCGGTACACCAACGCGACGTTCCTCGTGAACCCCGACTTCAAGCTGCCCGGCGACAACAAGGGCGTCTTCTCGGGGCTCGTCGGCGGCAAGTACGACAAGACCACGTGGAGTTACCAGACCGATGCGGCCGGCGTCATCAAGAAGGACCCGACGATGACGGACCCCCGGTGCGTCTTTCAACTCCTGAAGAAACACTACAGCCGCTACACCCCGGACCTCGTCGTCCGGATCACGGGCACGCCGAAGGACAAGCTCCTGGAGGTCTACAAGATGTACGCCTCCTCGACGGGCCCCGCCAAGGCGGGCAACATCCTCTACGCCATGGGCTGGACGCAGCACACCGTCGGTGTCCAGAACGTCCGGACGATGGCCATCATCCAGCTCCTGCTGGGCAACATGGGCATCCCCGGCGGCGGCGTTCAGGCCCTGCGGGGCGAATCGAACGTCCAGGGGTCCACGGACCACGGCCTGCTGTTCCACATCTGGCCGGGGTACATCGGGACCCCCCGGGGCTCGAACCCCACCCTGAAGAGCTTCATGGAGGCGAGAACTCCCCAGACCAAGGAGGCCAAGGCCCTCAACTGGCCGAAGAACACGCCGAAATACATCGCGAGCTACCTTCGCTCCATGTACGGCATGAACGCGACCCTCGAGGAGGCCTACTCGCTGCTGCCGAAGCTCGATGACGGCGTGGACTACTCGTGGCTCACCCTGTTCGACAACATGTTCAAGGGCAAGTTCACGGGCTTCTTCGCCTGGGGCATGAACCCGGCGGCCTCCGGCGCCTCGTCCAACAAGGTCCGCCAGGCCCTGGCGAAGCTCGACTGGATGGTCAACGTCAACCTCTACGACAACGAGACGGGCTCCTTCTGGCGCGGCCCGGGCATGGACCCCGCGAAGGTCAAGACGGAGGTCTTCCTGCTGCCCTGCGCCTCCTCCGTCGAGAAGGAGGGCAGCGTCACCAACAGCGGCCGCTGGATGCAGTGGCGCTACGAGGCCGTCAAGCCGGTGGGCAATGCGATACCCGACGGTGACATCATGAGCGAGCTGTACTTCAAGGTGAAGGCCCTCTACGAGAAGGAGGGCGGCCCCAACAAGGAGGCCATCACGAAGCTCACCTGGAACTACGGCAAGTTCCTGCCCAACGGCCATTATCACCTCGACGTCCACGCCGTCGCCCGGGAGATCAACGGCACCTTCCTGGCGGACAAGGTCGTCGAGAACCCCGCCACGAAGGAGAAGGTCCCCTTCAAGAAGGGACAGCAGGTGCCGAGCTTCGCCTTCCTGCAGGACGACGGTTCGACTTCCTCGGGCTGCTGGGTCTACTGCGGCTCCTACACCGACGCGGGCAACATGGCCGCGCGGCGCGGCAAGGCCGACCCCACGGGCCTCGGCCTCTACCCGCAGTGGGCCTGGGCCTGGCCGGTCAACCGCCGGATCCTCTACAACGGCGCCTCGGTGCACCCCGACACGGGAAAGCCCTGGAACCCGGAGCGGGCCGTCATCAAGTGGGACGGCACGAAGTGGGTCGGTGACGTTCCCGACGGCGTGGGCGACCCGGGAAGCGGCCGCGGGCCCTTCATCATGAAGCCCGACGGCGTGGCGAGCCTCTTCGGGCCGGGACTGGCCGACGGGCCCTTCCCCGAGCACTACGAGCCCATGGAGTGCCCGGTGGAGAAGAACCTCCTGTCGCCGCAGTACAACAACCCCGTGGCCAAGCGCTGGGAAAAGGAAGGCGTGGGCACGGGCACGGATGTCGACACGATCGCATCCTGCGACCCGCGGTTCCCCTTCATCTGCAGCACCTACCGCGTCACCGAGCACTGGCAGACGGGCCTGCAGACCCGCTGGGTTCCCTGGCTCGTGGAGATGCAGCCCGGCATGTTCGTCGAGTTGAGCGAGGAGCTGGCCAAGGAACGGGGCATCTCCAACGGCGAACTCGTCACGGTCAAGACCGCCCGGGGAGAGGTCGACGCCGTGGCCATCGTGACGCCGCGCATGAAGCCCTTCGTGATCGACGGCAACACGGTGCACATGATCGGCCTGCCGTGGCACTACGGATGGTCCACCACGGCAGAGCGCAAGTACAACGCCAACGACAAGAAGCCGGAGATCTTCACCACCGGGGATTCGGCCAACCTGCTGACCCCCTACGCGGGGGACCCCAACACCATGATCCCCGAGAGCAAGGCCTTCATGGCGAACGTCGTAAAGAAGGGGGTGAAGTAA